Proteins co-encoded in one Campylobacter concisus genomic window:
- a CDS encoding NCS2 family permease, with protein sequence MKFFDLAQNKTSVKQEFGAGLTTFLAMMYIVPVNAIIMSKTGMPYEALITATALITIFSTILNGLWANTPVAMSVGMGLNAYFTFGLCIGMKVPWQTALGVVFLSGVIFVVLSFTNFRMWIIRSIPLDLRRAISAGIGTFISFVAFQQMGFIVNSDAVLVGIGNFKDPNVLLGVLGLFLVICFWAWKIKGAFILAVLATSVIAWVLGIAPHPTEIFSTPASISPIFLELDIKGALSLALLPVVITFFVTDLFDSIGTLAGVGTRAGIFDENKKDGVVKLEKTLEADAIATAAGSLVGVSTTTSFVESASGVEEGGRTGLTAVFCGLLFILTLFMLPLFKAIPGNAIYPILVMVGVLMFAELASINFKDPAIAVATFFIVVLIPLTYSITNGLAFGFMSYVIVKLIKREFSDINLGVVVLALISFIVFLVH encoded by the coding sequence GTGAAATTTTTTGACTTAGCACAAAACAAAACGAGTGTGAAGCAGGAATTTGGAGCGGGACTTACGACGTTTTTAGCGATGATGTATATCGTGCCGGTAAATGCGATCATTATGAGCAAAACTGGTATGCCTTATGAGGCACTAATCACTGCAACTGCGCTAATTACCATATTTTCTACTATATTAAATGGTCTTTGGGCGAACACACCAGTTGCGATGAGCGTTGGTATGGGACTTAATGCTTATTTTACATTTGGTCTTTGCATCGGTATGAAAGTACCTTGGCAAACGGCTCTTGGCGTTGTTTTTCTAAGCGGCGTGATATTTGTCGTCTTGTCTTTTACAAATTTTAGAATGTGGATAATTAGATCCATCCCACTTGACCTAAGAAGAGCGATAAGTGCTGGCATAGGCACCTTTATTAGCTTTGTGGCATTTCAGCAAATGGGCTTTATCGTAAATAGCGACGCTGTTTTGGTTGGTATAGGAAATTTCAAAGATCCAAACGTACTTCTTGGCGTTTTGGGGCTATTTTTGGTTATTTGCTTTTGGGCGTGGAAGATAAAGGGCGCGTTTATCCTAGCTGTGCTTGCTACTTCAGTGATAGCTTGGGTGCTTGGTATCGCTCCTCATCCAACAGAAATTTTCTCAACTCCAGCCTCTATCTCACCGATTTTTTTAGAGCTTGACATAAAAGGCGCGCTTAGTCTAGCCTTGCTGCCAGTTGTTATCACCTTTTTTGTGACCGATCTTTTTGACTCGATAGGCACACTAGCTGGTGTAGGAACGAGGGCTGGAATTTTTGATGAAAACAAAAAAGATGGCGTCGTAAAACTTGAAAAAACTCTTGAAGCTGACGCTATTGCTACGGCAGCTGGCTCACTTGTAGGCGTAAGTACGACTACATCGTTTGTAGAGAGTGCTAGCGGCGTAGAAGAGGGCGGCAGAACTGGTCTAACGGCTGTATTTTGCGGACTTTTGTTTATACTTACACTCTTTATGTTGCCGCTTTTTAAAGCTATCCCTGGCAATGCCATTTATCCGATCCTTGTGATGGTTGGCGTGCTTATGTTTGCTGAGCTTGCTAGTATAAATTTCAAAGATCCGGCCATTGCGGTTGCGACATTTTTTATAGTCGTGCTCATCCCACTTACTTACTCGATCACAAACGGCCTTGCATTTGGTTTTATGTCATACGTCATAGTTAAGCTCATAAAGAGAGAATTTAGTGATATAAATTTAGGCGTAGTCGTGCTAGCGCTCATTAGTTTTATCGTATTTTTAGTGCATTGA
- the mqnE gene encoding aminofutalosine synthase MqnE, which yields MMNLLQKLESGERLSKQEAFSLYELDLFTLAKFADKKRRKLHGNKVFFNVNRHINPTNICADICKFCAFSAHRKNPNPYLMSHEEILKIVDESVSHDVKEIHIVSAHNAKSGWQWYLEIFKKIKAAHPELHVKAMTAAEIDFLSRHYGLSYDEVIEKMLEYGVDSMPGGGAEIFDEEIRAKICKGKVSSENWLKIHKMWHDHGKQSNATMLFGHIESRDNRIDHMLRIRGLQDETGGFNAFIPLVYQRENNYLKDVKFLGSSEILKTLAISRLVLDNVPHIKAYWATSTLNLAMIAQEFGADDLDGTIEKESIQSAAGANSTNGVTLKTFCDLIKTSGFTPVERDSLYNELKIY from the coding sequence ATAATGAATCTATTACAAAAACTAGAAAGTGGCGAGAGATTAAGCAAGCAAGAGGCTTTTTCGCTTTATGAGCTTGATCTTTTTACCTTGGCTAAATTTGCCGATAAAAAGCGCAGAAAACTGCATGGCAACAAGGTCTTTTTTAATGTAAATCGCCATATCAATCCAACAAATATCTGTGCTGATATCTGTAAATTTTGCGCATTTTCGGCTCACAGAAAAAATCCAAATCCATACTTAATGAGCCACGAAGAGATTTTAAAGATCGTTGATGAGAGCGTGAGCCACGACGTAAAGGAGATACACATCGTATCAGCTCATAACGCAAAAAGTGGCTGGCAGTGGTATTTAGAAATTTTTAAAAAGATAAAGGCAGCTCATCCAGAGCTTCACGTAAAGGCGATGACGGCAGCTGAGATCGACTTTTTGTCAAGGCATTACGGCTTAAGCTACGATGAGGTGATAGAAAAGATGCTTGAATACGGCGTCGATAGCATGCCAGGTGGTGGGGCTGAAATTTTTGATGAAGAGATCAGGGCTAAAATTTGCAAAGGTAAAGTAAGTAGCGAAAACTGGCTCAAAATCCACAAAATGTGGCACGATCACGGCAAACAAAGCAACGCAACAATGCTTTTTGGTCACATAGAAAGCCGTGATAATAGGATCGATCATATGCTAAGGATCAGGGGTTTGCAGGATGAAACTGGCGGTTTTAACGCATTTATCCCGCTAGTTTATCAAAGAGAAAATAACTACTTAAAAGATGTGAAATTTCTAGGATCATCTGAAATTTTAAAGACTCTGGCGATCTCACGTCTTGTGCTTGATAATGTCCCACATATCAAAGCTTACTGGGCTACTTCGACGCTAAATTTAGCGATGATCGCTCAGGAATTTGGTGCTGATGATCTTGATGGCACGATAGAAAAAGAGAGTATCCAAAGTGCGGCTGGTGCAAATAGCACAAATGGCGTTACACTAAAGACATTTTGTGATCTTATTAAAACATCTGGTTTTACGCCGGTTGAGCGTGATAGCTTATATAACGAACTTAAAATTTACTAA
- a CDS encoding HD domain-containing protein gives MLADKSTKNSDNYLKIKEKFLDFKANLPKHFQKNQGRNFANFLAKEYDDFIKSYLNETMREFFDDFVPQNDSFAFSVLATGKYAQTLLSANSELEILLVYKNLKGYNIKNFLKEFSEILSSSGINFYIKSVEIDEIFTNYKDDLKFKSETSQVRYICGSKSLYRLVKSEIVKLKEFDKKAFLNYHLKAFLPFSSISYLAQEPNLKSGFGGIDEIYHLNCILNCLDSDISVRSQALKVMNEKEIASFNLNVDFLLSLLTTLNLTQNSDTFSASSVEITTNFMQTKSKKLQDNESVISQKMLSSMNNVAIYSRFIVASLCRPLFKSELSFEQRKFARLKNGFYEINGVIYVPLHKKPALIENLITELLELKDVDYKFDISAIFYIKRAIITKSGLERAISEFKKIFLRKNSYAILKSLLDAQMIQILIKPMEHISQLAQYDGYHEFTVDEHSILSVKFLENIKDKFIKNLYTELCLEGKTMLKIVTLMHDVGKGLGKDHANIGANIFRAYANKLNLSQKAVNIGVILIKYHTLMSNVSNREDIYSQRVIFAFISKLGDKQALKLLYILSYCVINATNERLYNAYTAKLLRELYEISLSAFSDENLLDEATRRVKKEQSVKRNSEFLALESSLQEKIFKITSNLVFIKYSASEIINLSKVADSLDATEIFINNSKNLSIQIYTKKSLNLSALLYEFAKFDLAYMEIFELFEKKFYIRLDFNQNVKKEELEITKNLALKSLNSEVLKEPLKPNINKDEINFELNHSKDYAKLSINAKDQRGLMAYVMSVFDRLHFQVTSARIQTVKNRTRNLFLIEKNERLESKGEEILNLLISE, from the coding sequence ATGCTGGCTGATAAAAGTACCAAAAATAGCGACAATTATTTAAAAATTAAAGAGAAATTTCTTGATTTTAAGGCAAATTTACCAAAACATTTTCAAAAAAATCAGGGTAGAAATTTTGCAAATTTTTTAGCCAAAGAATATGATGATTTTATAAAATCTTATTTAAATGAAACTATGCGAGAATTTTTTGATGATTTTGTGCCGCAAAATGACAGCTTTGCTTTTAGTGTTTTAGCTACTGGAAAATACGCCCAAACCTTACTTAGCGCAAATAGTGAGCTTGAAATTTTACTAGTTTATAAAAATTTAAAAGGCTACAACATAAAGAATTTCTTAAAAGAATTTAGCGAAATTTTAAGTAGCTCTGGAATAAATTTTTATATAAAAAGCGTTGAAATAGATGAAATTTTTACAAATTACAAAGACGATCTCAAATTTAAAAGCGAAACATCGCAAGTCCGATATATCTGTGGTTCAAAAAGTCTCTACCGTCTAGTAAAAAGCGAGATCGTAAAATTAAAAGAATTTGATAAAAAAGCCTTTTTAAACTACCATTTAAAGGCATTTTTGCCGTTTTCTAGCATCAGCTACTTAGCCCAAGAGCCAAATCTAAAAAGTGGCTTTGGCGGGATAGATGAAATTTATCACCTAAACTGCATACTAAACTGCCTAGATAGCGACATTTCAGTTAGATCACAAGCCCTAAAAGTGATGAATGAAAAAGAGATCGCTAGCTTTAACCTAAATGTGGACTTTTTACTAAGCCTACTAACCACCTTAAATTTGACGCAAAATTCTGATACTTTTAGTGCTTCAAGCGTTGAGATCACGACAAATTTCATGCAGACAAAGTCTAAAAAGCTTCAAGATAACGAAAGCGTCATCAGCCAAAAGATGCTAAGCTCGATGAATAATGTTGCTATTTATTCAAGGTTTATCGTCGCTTCTCTTTGTAGACCACTTTTTAAAAGCGAGCTAAGCTTTGAGCAGAGAAAATTTGCAAGGCTAAAAAATGGCTTTTACGAGATAAATGGCGTTATTTACGTGCCGCTTCATAAAAAGCCAGCTCTCATTGAAAATCTAATAACCGAGCTTTTAGAACTAAAAGATGTGGATTATAAATTTGATATAAGCGCGATCTTTTACATCAAGCGAGCCATTATCACAAAAAGTGGCTTAGAGCGCGCTATCAGCGAGTTTAAGAAGATATTTTTAAGAAAAAATTCCTACGCTATTTTAAAGTCATTGCTTGATGCGCAAATGATACAAATTTTAATAAAACCAATGGAACACATTAGCCAGCTAGCTCAGTACGACGGCTATCATGAATTTACGGTCGATGAGCATAGTATTTTAAGCGTAAAATTTCTTGAAAATATAAAAGATAAATTTATAAAAAATCTCTACACCGAGCTTTGCTTGGAGGGCAAGACGATGCTAAAGATCGTGACTTTAATGCACGACGTTGGCAAGGGGCTTGGTAAAGACCACGCAAATATCGGCGCAAATATCTTTAGAGCATATGCAAACAAGCTAAATTTAAGCCAAAAGGCCGTAAATATCGGCGTCATCTTGATAAAATACCACACGCTAATGAGCAACGTCTCAAACAGAGAAGACATTTATTCCCAACGCGTTATATTTGCTTTTATCTCAAAGCTGGGCGACAAACAGGCCTTAAAGCTACTTTACATCCTTAGCTACTGCGTGATAAATGCGACAAACGAGAGGCTCTATAACGCCTATACAGCAAAGCTTTTAAGAGAGCTTTATGAAATTTCTCTTAGTGCATTTAGCGATGAAAATTTACTAGATGAAGCGACAAGGCGCGTAAAAAAAGAGCAGTCTGTAAAACGAAATAGCGAGTTTTTGGCGCTTGAATCAAGCTTGCAAGAGAAAATTTTTAAAATCACATCAAATCTTGTCTTTATAAAATATAGTGCGAGTGAGATCATAAATTTAAGCAAGGTCGCAGATAGCTTAGATGCGACAGAAATTTTTATAAATAACTCTAAAAATTTAAGCATTCAGATCTATACAAAAAAGAGTCTAAATTTAAGTGCCCTACTCTATGAATTTGCTAAATTTGACCTTGCATATATGGAAATTTTTGAGCTATTTGAGAAAAAATTTTATATCAGGCTTGATTTTAACCAAAATGTTAAAAAAGAGGAGCTTGAAATTACTAAAAATTTAGCTCTAAAATCCCTAAATAGCGAGGTTTTAAAAGAGCCTTTGAAACCAAACATTAACAAAGATGAGATAAACTTCGAGCTAAATCACTCAAAAGATTACGCCAAACTTAGCATCAACGCAAAAGATCAGCGTGGGCTAATGGCTTATGTGATGAGTGTTTTTGATAGGCTTCATTTTCAAGTCACGAGTGCTAGAATTCAAACGGTCAAAAATAGAACAAGAAATCTCTTTTTGATCGAGAAAAACGAACGACTTGAGAGTAAAGGCGAAGAGATATTAAATTTATTAATAAGTGAGTAA